GTTTATACAATAAATATTGAAGCGCAGCAGCAAAAAGTGACCGTGACCGGAAACGTAGACGCGCAGACTCTCATCAAGAAGCTGGTGAAGACAGGCAAACATGCAGAGCTTTGGCCAGAGAATCCCAAGCCCAaggacaaggacaagaaaGGAAACGACAAAGAAGCCGATTCAAAAAGCGCCGAAAACACCGAAGACGAAGAGGACGACCCGCCGCCGGACAACGGCAACGTCAAGATCAGCTCCCCGCGCCTCGCCAGCGGAAACGGCGGACCTACTGTCAAGTTCATGCTCGACCAGCCGCCGGAAAATGCCTCCGCCGGCGACAAGCCGCCGCCGCCAGAGAATaaaggcggcggcggcggtggtggtggaggtaaaaagaagaaaaggcgAGGGCGAAAAGGGAATAACAGTAATAACAGTGCGGGAGCAGCGGGTAATGGTGCGGCGTCGAGCACAGGATTGGAGATTCCGAGGGTGGGAATCACGCAAGCCGTTGATCAAA
This DNA window, taken from Salvia hispanica cultivar TCC Black 2014 unplaced genomic scaffold, UniMelb_Shisp_WGS_1.0 HiC_scaffold_254, whole genome shotgun sequence, encodes the following:
- the LOC125198783 gene encoding heavy metal-associated isoprenylated plant protein 35-like, producing MASGQADQEPPQPPSLQYQTWVLKVSIHCQGCKRKVKKVLQSIEGVYTINIEAQQQKVTVTGNVDAQTLIKKLVKTGKHAELWPENPKPKDKDKKGNDKEADSKSAENTEDEEDDPPPDNGNVKISSPRLASGNGGPTVKFMLDQPPENASAGDKPPPPENKGGGGGGGGGKKKKRRGRKGNNSNNSAGAAGNGAASSTGLEIPRVGITQAVDQINGSPPPQINAAYPSYGAPQQAYVMSYNAAYPSVPAAPGYYVAPSPYAYAYGQPEEYVAQAQPLDSFEVLSDENPNGCCVM